Proteins encoded together in one Chryseobacterium sp. G0201 window:
- a CDS encoding DUF4268 domain-containing protein — translation MFSKQQAQQIKKDFWTAFGKSFPRKWLLYNTKVKDFSFKFNAETRKAEVSLDIEMKDEDFRNAYYNKIWSLEDILKDFIGDFQKEEYFTLDNGKVIARIWVEKHNVSVFNKNTWQEIFEFFVEKMDGFERFYYEYEDFIKDV, via the coding sequence ATGTTCAGTAAACAACAGGCACAACAAATAAAAAAAGACTTTTGGACGGCTTTTGGGAAATCATTTCCAAGAAAATGGCTGTTGTATAATACCAAGGTTAAGGATTTTTCATTCAAATTCAATGCAGAAACTAGAAAAGCAGAAGTTTCTTTAGATATAGAAATGAAAGATGAAGATTTTAGAAATGCCTATTATAACAAAATTTGGTCTTTGGAAGACATTCTGAAAGATTTTATTGGAGATTTTCAAAAAGAAGAATATTTTACATTAGATAATGGAAAAGTAATTGCTAGAATCTGGGTTGAAAAACATAACGTTTCAGTTTTCAATAAAAATACCTGGCAGGAAATCTTTGAATTTTTTGTAGAAAAAATGGATGGCTTTGAAAGGTTTTATTATGAATATGAGGATTTTATAAAAGATGTTTAG
- a CDS encoding RrF2 family transcriptional regulator: protein MLSKKSQYAFKALSYLVEKRNDGPVLISEIAERKKIPLKFLENILLELKKADVLDSKKGKGGGYFLREHPETVKLAKIIRLVNGPIALLPCVSLNFYEKCEDCNEDHCSLHDVLIEVRDASLKILEEKSLLDLID from the coding sequence ATGCTATCTAAAAAATCTCAATATGCTTTTAAGGCGCTTTCATATCTTGTAGAAAAAAGAAATGACGGCCCTGTTCTTATTTCCGAAATTGCGGAACGAAAAAAGATTCCATTAAAATTTCTGGAAAATATTTTGCTTGAATTAAAAAAAGCCGATGTCCTTGATAGTAAAAAAGGAAAAGGAGGCGGATATTTTTTACGGGAACATCCTGAAACAGTAAAACTTGCGAAAATCATTCGTTTGGTGAATGGTCCGATTGCGCTTTTACCTTGCGTAAGTTTAAATTTTTACGAAAAATGTGAAGACTGCAACGAAGATCACTGTAGTTTACATGATGTTTTGATTGAAGTTCGAGACGCTTCGCTTAAAATTTTAGAAGAAAAAAGTTTACTGGATTTGATCGATTGA
- a CDS encoding phosphoadenylyl-sulfate reductase encodes MISTEDADTLKQLSVEDGLKFISEKFSDGVVFSTSLGQEDQVITDIIFNQKLPIKVFTLDTGRLFYEHYDLLSKNNSRYKIKTEVYFPESSDVEKYVNEKGINAFYHSIENRKECCFIRKVKPLNRALEGAKVWITGLRSEQSENRENMPIIEWDEDRKLYKYNPLIHWTYQDVLDYLEQHKVQELSLHKKGFISVGCQPCTRAIEEGEDPRTGRWWWESSHKECGLHTH; translated from the coding sequence ATGATTTCAACAGAAGATGCAGATACACTAAAACAGCTTTCAGTAGAGGATGGATTGAAATTTATCTCAGAAAAATTCTCAGACGGAGTTGTTTTCTCAACATCGCTTGGTCAGGAAGATCAGGTGATCACGGATATAATTTTTAATCAAAAATTACCGATCAAAGTTTTCACTTTAGATACAGGAAGGCTTTTCTATGAACATTACGATCTACTTTCAAAAAACAATTCAAGATACAAGATCAAAACGGAAGTTTATTTTCCGGAAAGTTCTGATGTAGAAAAATATGTGAATGAAAAAGGAATCAATGCCTTCTATCATTCCATTGAAAATAGAAAAGAATGTTGTTTTATCCGAAAAGTAAAACCTTTGAATAGAGCATTGGAAGGGGCAAAAGTGTGGATCACTGGTCTTCGTTCGGAACAATCAGAAAATCGTGAAAATATGCCGATCATCGAATGGGATGAAGATCGTAAGTTGTACAAATACAATCCGTTAATTCACTGGACATATCAGGATGTTTTAGATTATTTAGAACAACATAAAGTTCAGGAATTGTCTTTACATAAAAAAGGATTTATCAGCGTTGGATGTCAACCTTGTACAAGAGCGATCGAAGAAGGAGAAGATCCTCGCACTGGACGTTGGTGGTGGGAAAGTTCACACAAAGAATGCGGTCTGCATACGCATTAA
- the cysD gene encoding sulfate adenylyltransferase subunit CysD encodes MSTHKLDYLEQLEAESIYIMREIAAQFEKPALLFSGGKDSITLVHLAKKAFAPMKIPFPLVHIDTGHNFPEALQFRDYLAENIGAELIVRKVEDTIKAKNLTEPKGKFASRNWLQTHTLLDTIEEFQFDACIGGARRDEEKARAKERFFSVRDEFGQWDPKLQRPELWNIYNGRINKGENVRVFPISNWTELDVWSYLKKENIQLPPIYFAHDRDVIEYEGQLIAVSDFIQIDENDTIVNKRVRYRTVGDMTCTAAVESSAETLDEVVKEITASKISERGETRIDDKVTEAAMEDRKKGGYF; translated from the coding sequence ATGAGTACACATAAACTAGACTATCTGGAACAGTTGGAAGCCGAAAGCATTTACATTATGCGCGAAATCGCTGCCCAGTTTGAAAAACCTGCTTTACTTTTCAGTGGCGGAAAAGATTCTATTACATTGGTTCATTTGGCGAAAAAGGCTTTTGCTCCGATGAAGATTCCGTTTCCGTTGGTTCATATCGACACGGGACATAATTTTCCGGAAGCATTACAGTTCAGAGATTATTTGGCAGAAAATATAGGCGCAGAATTAATTGTAAGAAAGGTTGAAGACACCATTAAAGCAAAGAATTTGACCGAGCCTAAAGGAAAATTTGCTTCCAGAAATTGGTTACAAACGCATACTTTATTAGATACGATTGAAGAGTTTCAGTTTGATGCCTGTATCGGAGGTGCGAGAAGAGATGAGGAAAAGGCCAGAGCAAAAGAACGTTTTTTCTCTGTTCGTGATGAATTTGGTCAATGGGATCCGAAATTACAACGTCCAGAATTATGGAATATCTACAACGGAAGAATCAATAAAGGTGAAAATGTACGAGTTTTCCCGATTTCCAACTGGACAGAACTTGATGTTTGGAGCTATCTTAAAAAAGAAAATATTCAACTTCCGCCGATTTATTTTGCGCATGATAGGGATGTAATTGAATATGAAGGACAATTAATTGCAGTTTCCGATTTTATTCAAATTGATGAAAATGATACAATTGTCAATAAAAGAGTTCGTTACAGAACCGTTGGCGATATGACATGTACTGCCGCAGTTGAAAGTTCAGCCGAAACTTTAGATGAGGTGGTGAAAGAAATTACTGCTTCCAAAATTTCCGAACGTGGCGAAACGAGAATTGATGATAAAGTAACAGAAGCTGCAATGGAAGACAGAAAAAAAGGAGGATATTTTTAA
- a CDS encoding sulfate adenylyltransferase subunit 1, which yields MDILRFITAGSVDDGKSTLIGRLLYDSKNILIDQLEALEKQSKNKNENGIDLAILTDGLRAEREQGITIDVAYRYFSTPKRKFIIADAPGHIQYTRNMITGASNSQLIVILIDARQGVIEQTRRHSIIASLLKMKNVVVAINKMDLVEYSEEVYNDIKAQYQLVAEKLGLPNVSYFPISAFNGDNIVEKSDKTAWYKGSTLLDFLENVEVNQNKDVEKPRFQVQYVIRPQTEELHDYRGYAGQVISGMYKKGDEITVLPQNIQTKISKIETGGKEVESVFTNQPAVLHIEDDIDISRGDFLVKTDDLPKVENEIEAVVCWLDKKELNEGNKYFIQHKSKVLKAIIKEIEYKIDVNTLEKTPINESIKLNEVVKVRLKTASPLVFDSFEDSRDTGNAVLIDETSNSTVGAVMIL from the coding sequence ATGGATATATTAAGATTCATCACTGCGGGAAGTGTAGACGACGGCAAAAGTACGTTGATCGGAAGACTTTTGTACGACAGTAAAAATATATTGATTGACCAACTTGAAGCGTTGGAAAAACAATCAAAAAATAAAAACGAAAACGGAATTGATCTTGCGATTCTTACCGACGGTTTAAGAGCTGAAAGAGAGCAGGGAATTACGATTGACGTTGCTTACCGATATTTTTCGACTCCGAAAAGGAAATTCATTATTGCAGATGCGCCGGGACATATTCAGTATACAAGAAATATGATTACGGGAGCTTCAAACTCACAGTTGATCGTGATTTTGATTGATGCAAGACAAGGTGTGATTGAGCAAACAAGAAGACATTCAATCATTGCTTCATTGTTAAAGATGAAAAATGTGGTTGTTGCGATTAATAAAATGGATTTGGTAGAGTATTCCGAAGAAGTTTATAATGATATTAAAGCTCAATATCAATTGGTTGCTGAGAAATTGGGCTTACCGAACGTGAGTTATTTCCCAATCTCGGCTTTTAACGGTGATAATATTGTTGAAAAGTCTGATAAAACAGCTTGGTATAAAGGTTCCACGCTTCTTGATTTTCTTGAAAATGTTGAAGTTAATCAAAATAAAGACGTTGAAAAACCTAGATTTCAGGTGCAATATGTCATTCGTCCACAAACTGAAGAATTACATGATTATAGAGGGTATGCTGGACAGGTCATTTCTGGAATGTATAAAAAAGGCGATGAAATAACGGTTCTTCCTCAAAATATTCAAACCAAAATCTCAAAAATAGAAACAGGTGGAAAAGAAGTGGAATCTGTTTTCACCAATCAGCCTGCCGTTTTGCATATTGAAGATGATATTGATATCAGCCGAGGAGATTTTTTAGTAAAAACTGACGATCTTCCGAAAGTTGAAAATGAAATAGAAGCCGTTGTCTGCTGGCTCGATAAAAAAGAACTGAACGAAGGAAATAAATACTTCATTCAACATAAAAGCAAAGTTTTAAAAGCGATCATCAAAGAAATTGAATATAAAATTGATGTCAATACACTTGAAAAAACACCAATTAATGAAAGTATTAAACTAAATGAAGTGGTAAAAGTTCGCTTGAAAACGGCTTCACCATTGGTTTTTGATAGTTTTGAAGATAGTCGTGATACCGGAAACGCTGTTTTGATCGACGAGACAAGTAATTCAACGGTTGGAGCAGTAATGATTTTATAA
- a CDS encoding sulfite exporter TauE/SafE family protein, which yields MVISRKVQIRLNVLLITAVIVAIAVFSMYEFGYLDELLTILEKDNHIFYWMLLVGVVAEIVAGSMGMGYGVICTTTLLFLNIPPHIVSASIHSAESFTTAAGSISHFKLKNISVSLVKKLAIPAIIGAVIGALSLTYVGEYYSKITKTVIAFYTLYLGIQILSNAFKPKQNKALKRKTNLTRLGLIGGFIDSFAGGGWGPLVTGTLIKNAFTPRFAVGSSTVAKFILTITAAITFFFTLGIQHWNIILGLLIGGIITAPFSAMLTAKLPVKKMFIVIGTLVIVMSFITIYKSVFS from the coding sequence ATGGTAATTTCCAGGAAAGTTCAGATCAGGTTAAACGTCCTGTTGATAACCGCTGTAATAGTTGCTATTGCAGTTTTTTCCATGTATGAATTTGGTTACCTAGATGAACTTTTAACCATTTTAGAAAAGGATAATCATATTTTTTACTGGATGCTTTTAGTTGGTGTTGTGGCAGAAATTGTAGCCGGATCAATGGGGATGGGTTATGGCGTGATTTGTACGACGACTCTTTTATTTCTGAATATTCCGCCGCATATTGTGAGTGCAAGTATTCATTCTGCAGAAAGTTTTACAACAGCTGCGGGAAGTATAAGTCATTTTAAATTGAAGAATATAAGCGTAAGTTTGGTTAAAAAGTTAGCCATTCCTGCGATTATAGGAGCTGTTATCGGAGCTTTGAGTCTGACGTATGTGGGTGAATATTATTCAAAAATTACTAAAACCGTTATCGCTTTTTATACCTTATATCTTGGAATCCAGATTTTGTCAAATGCTTTTAAACCTAAACAGAATAAAGCTTTGAAAAGAAAAACCAACTTAACAAGATTAGGATTAATCGGTGGTTTTATAGATTCTTTTGCCGGTGGAGGATGGGGACCTTTGGTTACCGGAACTTTAATTAAAAATGCTTTTACGCCAAGATTTGCTGTTGGAAGTTCAACGGTGGCCAAATTTATTTTAACCATAACTGCTGCGATCACTTTCTTTTTTACATTAGGAATTCAACATTGGAATATTATTTTAGGTCTTTTGATTGGTGGGATTATCACAGCACCTTTTTCGGCGATGCTTACCGCGAAACTTCCGGTGAAAAAAATGTTCATTGTGATTGGAACTTTGGTGATTGTGATGAGTTTTATTACAATTTATAAATCTGTTTTCAGTTAA
- a CDS encoding putative quinol monooxygenase — MNLHVVALFKLNENYLMDAVELFQTLVRETRKEEGCLQYDLVEDKDNKGTFLMVELWESEEHWSRHNGQDHLLNFRKDISKMLESSTQVYRGRKIL, encoded by the coding sequence ATGAATTTACACGTTGTTGCGCTTTTTAAGTTGAATGAAAATTACTTAATGGATGCGGTAGAATTATTTCAAACTTTGGTAAGAGAAACCAGAAAAGAAGAAGGTTGTCTGCAATATGATCTTGTTGAAGATAAAGACAATAAAGGAACTTTTCTAATGGTCGAATTATGGGAAAGCGAAGAACACTGGAGCCGTCATAACGGGCAGGATCACCTTTTGAATTTCAGAAAAGATATTTCTAAAATGCTGGAAAGCTCAACTCAGGTATATAGAGGACGCAAGATTTTGTAG
- a CDS encoding T9SS type A sorting domain-containing protein, protein MKTKLLLSSLFALSVQQTVLAQTDANGYTQVDLSMGSGYQNRVFFSLPGNNIVSQPANSWDVAFFRNSAMNFGTRINDAKDIMVYQASNNLADWDNINIANLSTWGEPLYNPDNTTTIQEGAFEQGSAPYGWGQYNGANHHIEGTIIFVLKYPNNTYIKFAIQDYFGGYTFKYSKWNGTTWDATQTKTLANGTDDAFFNYFSFTTNDKVANLEPAKNAWDLMFTKYYTFYNNIMMYPLSGVIQNPSITVAKVQPETQATSTFTAPAAVNFSSNITSIGHSWKPVSGVYSDVVYYIKKGNDYYRMYFVSNGGQSTGNMYFKYKNITSTLGVTDMANKKASFGIYPNPTTADKHVTVLFDVKEKANNKGNVEVYDLSGKKVYTAELTNQTGFYKQDLNLSHLTAGNYLVKITFGGNTETKKLIVK, encoded by the coding sequence ATGAAAACAAAACTACTTTTATCTTCTCTATTTGCTCTATCAGTTCAACAAACCGTGTTGGCTCAAACAGATGCTAACGGATATACACAGGTAGATCTTTCTATGGGTTCAGGATACCAGAACCGTGTATTTTTTAGTTTACCCGGAAATAATATTGTTTCTCAACCTGCCAATTCATGGGATGTGGCATTTTTTAGAAATTCGGCAATGAATTTCGGAACAAGAATCAATGATGCTAAAGATATTATGGTGTATCAGGCTTCAAACAACCTTGCAGACTGGGATAATATCAATATCGCTAATTTATCAACTTGGGGAGAACCACTTTATAATCCGGATAATACAACTACTATTCAGGAAGGTGCTTTTGAGCAAGGCTCTGCTCCATACGGATGGGGACAGTACAATGGGGCAAATCACCACATTGAAGGAACAATTATATTTGTTTTAAAATATCCAAATAACACATATATAAAATTTGCCATTCAGGATTATTTTGGAGGTTATACTTTCAAATATTCTAAATGGAACGGAACAACCTGGGACGCTACCCAAACAAAAACATTGGCAAACGGAACAGACGATGCTTTTTTCAACTATTTCTCTTTCACAACGAATGATAAAGTAGCTAATCTGGAACCTGCAAAAAATGCTTGGGATTTGATGTTTACAAAGTATTATACTTTCTATAATAACATCATGATGTATCCGCTTTCAGGAGTTATCCAAAATCCGAGCATCACAGTTGCAAAAGTACAGCCGGAAACTCAGGCAACATCTACTTTTACGGCTCCTGCAGCAGTTAATTTTTCAAGCAATATTACATCAATCGGTCACTCATGGAAGCCTGTTTCAGGAGTTTACAGTGATGTAGTGTACTATATTAAAAAAGGAAATGACTATTACAGAATGTATTTTGTCTCAAACGGAGGTCAATCTACTGGTAATATGTATTTCAAATACAAAAATATCACTTCAACATTGGGAGTTACGGATATGGCTAATAAAAAAGCTTCATTCGGTATTTATCCAAACCCGACAACTGCTGATAAACACGTTACCGTCTTATTCGATGTTAAAGAAAAAGCGAATAATAAAGGTAATGTAGAAGTATACGACCTTTCGGGTAAAAAAGTATACACGGCAGAATTAACCAATCAGACAGGTTTCTACAAGCAAGATTTGAATCTTTCTCACCTTACCGCAGGAAATTATCTTGTGAAAATAACTTTCGGAGGAAACACAGAAACCAAAAAACTGATTGTAAAATAA
- a CDS encoding T9SS-dependent choice-of-anchor J family protein, with translation MKLRLLFGTLMLTAMTANAQVATINENFDGFTAGSTTFPQNGWTAVIAPNPLPFPPGPLMIVTNATDKAVQAYSGNNTSAPSYLIAPQIVAPTGNKTLTFVAAKATGSGGNGTLEVGLASSPTDMTTFVSLGTPISLTSETYQNVTVPVPASSSTYIVFKFTPTAAHTALQIDNVVYNTASTLAVSDAAKSKEEIKFAVNAENTALQFVTKKDPKNIQVYSAGSQKVAEGKLKGQTFDISALQTGVYYIIIETAEGSVVKSKFIKK, from the coding sequence ATGAAATTAAGACTACTTTTTGGAACTTTAATGCTTACGGCTATGACAGCTAATGCACAAGTAGCTACTATTAATGAGAACTTTGACGGGTTTACTGCAGGAAGTACAACTTTCCCTCAAAACGGATGGACAGCTGTTATAGCGCCAAATCCTCTGCCATTTCCTCCCGGACCACTAATGATCGTTACCAATGCAACTGATAAAGCAGTTCAGGCATATTCTGGAAACAACACAAGTGCACCTTCATATTTGATCGCTCCACAGATCGTTGCTCCAACAGGAAACAAAACGTTAACTTTTGTTGCTGCAAAAGCTACAGGATCAGGAGGTAACGGAACTCTTGAAGTAGGTTTGGCATCAAGCCCAACAGATATGACAACATTTGTATCTTTAGGAACTCCAATTTCATTAACAAGTGAAACGTATCAGAACGTAACAGTTCCTGTTCCTGCATCTTCTTCTACATATATTGTTTTTAAATTTACTCCAACTGCTGCTCACACAGCACTTCAAATCGATAATGTAGTTTACAACACCGCTTCTACTCTAGCTGTTTCTGATGCTGCAAAATCTAAAGAAGAAATCAAATTCGCTGTAAACGCTGAAAACACTGCTTTACAGTTTGTAACTAAGAAAGATCCTAAAAATATTCAGGTTTATTCTGCCGGAAGCCAAAAAGTAGCTGAAGGTAAATTAAAAGGACAAACATTCGATATCAGCGCTCTTCAAACAGGCGTTTACTATATCATTATTGAAACTGCAGAAGGTTCAGTAGTGAAATCAAAATTTATTAAAAAGTAA
- a CDS encoding TonB-dependent receptor plug domain-containing protein — MKKKVLSILSLSTVFWMSAQEKDSLNQKKIEEVVITGQYMQQSINKSIYKVEVIDAEQIKNMAVTTAAEVLNQNLNILIEPSSGSGDSNASIMGLSGAYTKVLIDNIPVVNDRGMGNQVDLSKINVNNIERIEIVKGAMGVEYGNNAVAGVINIITKKNYSKKFNATLSLQEETIGKDYDWFKKGNGRHVQSLNLGYKLSENWTITADINHNDFQGYKGKYNGYKYFTEGNDGNRGYEWLPKDQVTANAAIRYAKNNTTFYYKVNYLNEEVNFYNQLIEDLPLGGGNRTYISKDKDYFTNRWIHQFNIQTKLGSRINYNGDFSYQTQERKSQDYIYDVPNRQEISRADKSTYFDSKVLYSRGMFSNFLDSDKINFQVGYELDRTSGFANNSVFAGNTNLDNVNRAIFNYANFVSAEWRVNNWFSLRPGVRLALSDKFDSQYNYSLTTRFNTTANSDLRVVFGSSNRFPTYEELYTYVVDNNHDIRGNENLKPETGYSLGVFWDYKTTTANSWNFNFSASGMYLDVKDRIEEVIISNSPLRYTYLNIDKYRSLLFGGGITAKKDQLSLNAGVSVMGISQVLNAGDIVSPNDYNFYTEANLSANYTLAKTKTLFALYYKYTGVRKQYVQEASSNLAADPKFILGEVGDFNMMNFTVTQPFFNNHLELSLGIKNIFDVSTVRNSVISGNAHNAGANDQNLLYGRSYFARLNYNF; from the coding sequence ATGAAGAAGAAAGTGCTTTCTATACTGTCTTTATCCACTGTTTTTTGGATGAGCGCACAGGAAAAAGATTCTCTTAATCAGAAAAAAATAGAAGAAGTTGTCATTACCGGACAATACATGCAGCAATCTATTAATAAATCTATCTATAAAGTTGAGGTTATTGATGCTGAACAGATTAAAAATATGGCAGTTACAACTGCAGCAGAAGTTTTAAATCAAAATCTTAATATATTAATTGAGCCAAGTAGCGGAAGTGGAGATTCTAATGCCAGTATCATGGGGCTTAGCGGCGCTTACACAAAAGTACTTATTGATAACATTCCGGTTGTAAACGACAGAGGAATGGGAAACCAGGTAGATCTTAGTAAAATCAATGTAAATAATATTGAACGTATCGAGATCGTGAAAGGTGCAATGGGTGTAGAATACGGGAATAATGCTGTTGCAGGTGTTATTAACATTATTACCAAGAAAAATTATTCTAAAAAATTCAATGCTACCCTTTCTTTACAGGAAGAAACGATAGGAAAAGATTACGATTGGTTCAAAAAAGGAAATGGACGACATGTTCAATCTTTAAACTTAGGATATAAATTATCCGAAAACTGGACCATCACAGCAGATATTAATCATAATGATTTCCAGGGATATAAGGGTAAATATAACGGGTACAAATATTTCACAGAAGGAAACGACGGAAACAGAGGTTATGAATGGTTACCAAAAGATCAAGTCACAGCCAACGCAGCGATACGTTACGCTAAAAATAATACAACTTTCTATTATAAGGTCAATTATCTGAACGAAGAAGTAAATTTCTACAATCAATTAATAGAAGATTTACCTTTAGGTGGAGGAAACAGAACGTATATTTCTAAAGACAAAGATTATTTTACAAACAGATGGATTCATCAGTTTAATATTCAGACGAAATTAGGGTCAAGAATCAACTATAACGGGGATTTCTCTTACCAGACCCAAGAAAGAAAGTCTCAGGATTATATTTATGATGTCCCAAACAGACAGGAGATTTCCAGAGCAGACAAATCTACTTATTTTGATTCTAAAGTGCTTTATTCAAGAGGGATGTTCAGTAATTTCCTTGATAGCGATAAAATAAACTTTCAGGTTGGTTACGAATTAGACAGGACTAGCGGTTTTGCTAATAACTCGGTTTTCGCAGGGAATACAAATCTTGACAATGTAAACAGAGCGATTTTTAATTATGCAAATTTCGTTTCAGCGGAATGGAGAGTTAATAATTGGTTCTCATTACGTCCGGGAGTAAGATTAGCTTTAAGTGATAAATTCGACAGCCAGTACAATTATTCATTAACTACAAGATTCAATACTACTGCAAATTCTGATCTTCGTGTTGTTTTTGGTTCTTCAAACAGATTTCCGACTTATGAGGAACTTTACACTTATGTAGTTGACAACAACCACGACATCAGAGGGAACGAAAATTTAAAGCCCGAAACAGGATATTCTCTAGGTGTATTCTGGGATTATAAAACGACAACGGCAAATTCTTGGAATTTCAATTTCAGTGCATCGGGAATGTATCTTGATGTGAAGGACAGAATCGAGGAGGTGATCATCAGCAACAGTCCTTTAAGATATACTTATTTAAATATAGATAAATACAGATCTCTGTTATTTGGAGGAGGAATTACTGCTAAAAAAGATCAATTATCTCTAAATGCAGGAGTTTCGGTAATGGGAATTTCTCAGGTTCTAAATGCCGGCGACATTGTATCTCCAAATGATTACAATTTTTATACAGAAGCAAATTTATCTGCAAACTATACTTTAGCCAAAACAAAAACATTATTTGCCCTTTATTACAAATATACTGGAGTCAGAAAACAATATGTTCAGGAAGCTTCATCCAATCTTGCAGCTGATCCGAAATTTATTTTAGGTGAGGTAGGAGATTTTAATATGATGAATTTTACTGTAACACAGCCTTTCTTTAATAATCATTTAGAATTAAGCTTAGGTATTAAAAATATTTTCGATGTGTCAACTGTAAGAAACTCGGTGATCAGTGGTAATGCACATAATGCAGGTGCAAATGATCAAAACCTTTTGTATGGAAGAAGTTATTTCGCACGATTAAATTATAATTTTTAA
- a CDS encoding HmuY family protein, with protein sequence MKKILFGLLIGASFISQSCINDNEDPVAVSPIEGSIVSPLVGGATEPNQVWFDLSEGKEVLTKRTDWDLAFYSGSNFKVVLNSSIMIAAGKIPSATNIDQVTEASVATLKTQVQVANFNPANEIYIDNVKGNFPTDYTAIEDVKAVDSENAIYLVNMGKEIFTGAVPIGSVSTGGDSRGWMKVQVVRSGDGYKVKYAEVGATTHKELIIAKNAAYNYNFVSLKNNKEVFIQPEKKKWDICFTVFTNIITGAGSYIYADFVTHNNVGGVGAYEVVVTSGSGVEAYNNFKSSNIDQSKFIYNDQRIIGSNWRNPVGTNGLEVYGDRFYVIKDTDGYYFKLRFTRLTDSKTGERGFPQFEYKPL encoded by the coding sequence ATGAAAAAAATACTATTTGGTCTTTTGATAGGAGCATCTTTTATTTCACAGTCTTGCATTAATGATAATGAAGATCCTGTTGCAGTGTCTCCGATAGAGGGTTCAATTGTAAGTCCGCTAGTAGGTGGTGCTACAGAGCCGAATCAGGTTTGGTTTGATCTGAGTGAAGGAAAAGAAGTTCTTACAAAAAGAACAGATTGGGATCTTGCATTTTATTCAGGAAGCAATTTCAAAGTAGTTTTGAATTCATCAATTATGATTGCTGCAGGAAAAATCCCGAGTGCTACCAATATCGATCAGGTTACAGAAGCTAGTGTGGCTACTTTGAAGACTCAGGTTCAGGTTGCGAATTTCAATCCTGCGAACGAAATTTATATTGATAATGTTAAAGGTAATTTCCCTACAGATTATACAGCGATCGAAGATGTAAAGGCTGTCGATTCTGAAAATGCTATCTACTTAGTAAACATGGGAAAAGAAATTTTCACAGGTGCCGTTCCGATAGGCTCTGTTTCAACAGGTGGTGACAGCAGAGGCTGGATGAAAGTTCAGGTTGTAAGATCCGGAGACGGCTACAAAGTAAAATATGCAGAAGTAGGCGCAACGACTCATAAGGAATTGATTATTGCAAAAAATGCAGCTTACAATTATAATTTTGTGAGTTTAAAGAATAATAAAGAAGTATTTATTCAGCCGGAAAAAAAGAAGTGGGATATCTGTTTTACTGTATTTACTAACATTATTACAGGTGCAGGAAGTTATATCTATGCAGATTTTGTAACTCACAATAATGTAGGTGGAGTTGGAGCATATGAGGTAGTAGTTACTTCGGGGTCAGGTGTAGAAGCTTACAATAATTTCAAATCTTCAAATATCGATCAGTCTAAATTTATTTATAACGATCAGAGAATAATAGGATCAAATTGGAGAAACCCTGTTGGTACAAACGGATTAGAAGTGTATGGTGATCGTTTCTATGTTATTAAAGATACAGATGGGTATTACTTTAAATTGAGATTTACAAGATTAACCGATAGTAAAACTGGTGAACGTGGTTTCCCGCAATTCGAATACAAACCCTTATAA